In Amycolatopsis solani, a single window of DNA contains:
- a CDS encoding 2-dehydropantoate 2-reductase → MKVAVLGAGAIGAYVGAALHRGGTEVHLIARRAHLAAMREHGVRVLSPRGDFTAHPHVTDDPAEVGEVDFVFLGLKANSYASCGPLLEPLLGPETAIVAAQNGIPWWYFHGLAGHPLEGRRVETVDPGGSVTAVLPLRRAVGCVVYCSTVIEEPGVIRHLEGTRFSLGEPDGEISARCKVLSAAMIAGGLKAPVEPGLRDDIWIKLMGNVAFNPLSALTRATMAQMCEHDDTRALVATMMTETLAIARAAGSDPKVSVEKRIDGAWRVGHHKTSMLQDLEAGKPLETDAIIGAVVELAELTGVPAPALRHVHAAIGLLGHTSTTPVPVGSH, encoded by the coding sequence ATGAAGGTGGCTGTTCTCGGGGCCGGGGCGATCGGCGCCTACGTCGGGGCCGCGCTGCACCGCGGCGGGACCGAGGTGCACCTGATCGCCCGGCGGGCCCACCTGGCGGCGATGCGCGAGCACGGCGTCCGCGTGCTCAGCCCGCGCGGCGACTTCACCGCGCACCCCCACGTCACGGACGACCCGGCCGAAGTCGGCGAAGTCGACTTCGTCTTCCTCGGCCTCAAGGCCAACTCCTACGCCTCGTGCGGGCCCCTGCTCGAACCGCTGCTCGGTCCCGAGACGGCGATCGTGGCCGCGCAGAACGGCATCCCGTGGTGGTACTTCCACGGCCTCGCCGGGCATCCGCTCGAAGGACGGCGGGTCGAGACCGTCGACCCGGGCGGCTCGGTGACCGCAGTGCTCCCGCTGCGGCGGGCCGTCGGCTGCGTCGTCTACTGCTCGACCGTCATCGAGGAGCCGGGCGTGATCCGGCACCTGGAAGGCACCCGGTTCTCCCTCGGCGAGCCGGACGGCGAGATCTCCGCGCGCTGCAAGGTGCTGAGCGCGGCGATGATCGCCGGCGGGCTCAAGGCGCCGGTCGAACCCGGCCTGCGCGACGACATCTGGATCAAGCTGATGGGCAACGTCGCCTTCAACCCGTTGTCCGCGCTGACCCGGGCGACCATGGCCCAGATGTGCGAGCACGACGACACGCGCGCGCTCGTCGCCACGATGATGACCGAAACCCTCGCCATCGCCCGCGCGGCGGGCAGCGACCCGAAGGTCTCGGTCGAGAAGCGCATCGACGGCGCCTGGCGCGTCGGCCACCACAAGACGTCGATGCTGCAGGACCTCGAAGCGGGCAAGCCACTGGAAACCGACGCCATCATCGGCGCGGTCGTCGAACTGGCGGAGCTGACCGGCGTGCCCGCGCCGGCGCTGCGCCACGTCCACGCCGCCATCGGCCTGCTCGGCCACACCAGCACGACGCCCGTCCCCGTCGGGTCGCACTGA
- a CDS encoding GntR family transcriptional regulator, protein MSQPASPLQDRGPSGRRTAKGSLSSTAAKRVERPAPLRQVVYEALAELIINRTLEPGQHLVEADLAEYLGVSRQPVREALQRLQSEGWVDLRPAQGAFVHLPTDEEADQLLSVRGVLETHSAKLAAGNATPADVRRLWELQQTGVHALHAEDTEGLVAANAALHAFITQLSGNAVLAELIGLVDRRVRWYYTPIARPRGRDAWSEHDELIHAISDGDTEAAEQIMAKHTERTRQAYHERPEAPRS, encoded by the coding sequence GTGAGCCAGCCCGCTTCCCCGCTCCAAGACCGTGGCCCGTCCGGCCGCCGCACGGCCAAGGGCTCGCTCAGCTCGACCGCCGCCAAGCGCGTCGAACGGCCGGCGCCGCTGCGGCAGGTCGTCTACGAAGCCCTCGCCGAGCTGATCATCAACCGCACCCTCGAACCCGGTCAGCACCTGGTCGAGGCCGACCTGGCCGAGTACCTCGGCGTCAGCAGGCAGCCCGTCCGGGAGGCTCTGCAGCGGCTGCAGAGCGAAGGCTGGGTCGACCTCCGCCCCGCCCAGGGCGCGTTCGTGCACCTGCCGACCGACGAGGAAGCCGACCAGCTGCTGAGCGTCCGCGGCGTGCTGGAGACGCACTCCGCGAAACTCGCCGCCGGCAACGCGACCCCGGCGGACGTCCGGCGCCTGTGGGAGCTCCAGCAGACCGGCGTCCACGCTTTGCACGCCGAGGACACCGAAGGCCTGGTCGCGGCCAATGCCGCCCTGCACGCGTTCATCACGCAGCTCTCGGGCAACGCCGTGCTGGCGGAGCTGATCGGCCTCGTCGACCGCCGGGTCCGCTGGTACTACACGCCGATCGCCCGGCCCCGCGGGCGGGACGCGTGGAGCGAGCACGACGAGCTGATCCACGCCATCTCCGACGGCGACACCGAAGCCGCGGAGCAGATCATGGCCAAGCACACCGAACGGACCCGCCAGGCCTACCACGAACGCCCGGAGGCTCCCCGATCCTGA